CGCTTCATTGTTTCTCAAAGTCAGGGTGCCTCCCATGATCCGAAGCGATACCGGATCTTTCAACGGGGCCCGCCCCTGAATCCGGATATCCTTTCCCGGAATCAGGCCCATGTCCCGGATCCGCCGGCCCAGTTCTCCCCTGGCTCTGACGCTGACAACGGTACCCGTCTGATTCACCTGCATCTGCCGCAATGAAATGCCTTCCATCATGTCTTCTCCTTTTGCTGAATCATTCAAATGGCTAAGTTTTATATGCCTAACATTGAATATTGTCAATAACAAACATGATGATTATGAATTTTTTTTTAATTGACTTACTATATCATCAGGCGTTAAAAAAAACAGGACCCCAACATGGAGGAAGACATGGAAAAGACAGTTCCGCTTTCCGAAAATATCGAAGATTACCTGGAAACCATACTGGCGCTGCAAACGCAAAACACAGTGGCCCGATCCAAAGACATTGCCGAAAAACTGGATATCAAACGGGGATCGGTCACAGGCATGCTCAAAAAACTGGCAGCCAGAAAACTGATTAACTATGAGCCGTATGGATATGTAACACTGACCCCGGAAGGAGAAAAAATCGCAAAAAAGATTGAATACCGCCATATGGTACTCAAGGATTTTTTATTCAGGATACTGGAAGTGGATGAAGCACGTGCCGATGAGACCGCCTGCCGCATGGAACATGCCATGGACAGTCAGTCTTTCAAAAAATTTGTGGCATTTATCGCCACGCTGGATGCCTGTCCCTACCGGAAACAGGGCATCGATTGAATAAAAAGAATCTTACCACCGATTTTCAGACCAGATCACCGTGGCGGTCAGGCCTTGCTGTATGCGGCTGATCCGGCCGTCTGTCTGGATGGTTTCCAGATAGGACTGAATGATCCGCCTTAATTTTGTCTCAGGGACGGAACCGGCCTTCTGGAAAAATGCCGTCTGGTTCTGAATTTCCTGACCTAAGGTGGCGGTCTGGTTCCATTCCATTTTGTCGAACCAGATATCTGGAAAATATTTCATGGCAATCAACAGATTGAATTTATAAAGAATGGATTGGGGCCGGTCGTCCAGGGGGCGATCCATGATTTTTTCCCACAGCGCCGCCATGACGGGATCCGGTTTCTTGTCCGCCCACCCCCGGATGGCAAATCCTTTTTTGCCGCAGGCCATCATTTTAAAAAACGACCGGGAGGTTGACAACGCCGGTGCCATGAATCCCGTGACCAGATCGAACCGGTTTTCCCACTTATTTTTATGGATATCCACCCCATGCCAGTCGTCACAGCGCAAATGGATCCGGTCCTTCAGATGCGGCGGTATGGCCTGCTCGAACCGGTCCAGCATGGCACTTGAAAAATCCAGGGCCGTGACTTTAGCCCCGGTTTCAGCCAGACCCAGGGCCAAATCCCCGGTGCCGCATCCGATGTCCAGCACGGTCATGCCTTCAGACAGCAGGCCGGCCTCCCGGAACCGGGCCAGGGCTTTATCCGTTTTCCGGTTTTCTTTTTCCTGCCTTCCCTTGTTGTAAGTGGCGGCGGCCCTGTCCCAGTATTCCGGTGTGGCAAACCCTTTATGCACGGCATAGGTGTCATCGGATTTAATTTTTTCCCATTCGTGGATCCAGAAATCAGGGGTAAAAATATTGTCCATGTCTCATTTCCTTTACACCCGGTTAAAGGCGTTTTTTTATCTCTGCATTTTTTTTGCCGGGAAACACGCACACATCAAACAAAGGGCACTGGTCACACTTGGGTTTTCTGGCATCACAGATGTCTCTGCCAAAATAGATGAACTGCAAAGACAGGTCACTCCAGGCTGATTCCGGAATGGTTTTCATGAGATCAAATTCCACTTTGACCGGATCCCGGGACCGGGTCAACCCCAAACGGCCGGATATGCGCAGCACATGGGTATCCACCACAATGGCCGGATGCCCGAACGCCGCCGATCTTACCACATTGGCGGTCTTTCGCCCCACACCGGGCAGTTTCACTAAAAGATCCAGGTCATCTGGCACCTGGCCGTCATGGCGGTCCAGCAGGGCCTGGGCGCACGCCTTGATATTTTTGGCCTTGTTGTTGTAAAACCCCGTGGAATAGATAATTTTTTTGATGTCAGTCAAATTGGCTGCGGCCAGAACGGCGGGATCGGGAAACCGCGCAAACAGATGCCGGGTCACCTGATTGACCTGGCGGTCGGTGCACTGGGCCGACAAAATAGTGGCGGTCAGCAGTTGAAACGGGGTCTGATGCACCAGTTGGGTCTTGACATCCGGGTACCGGTTTTTTAATGTGCGGAGCAAAAATTGGATATCCACGTTTTTCATGAAAGTTATTTATATATGAGTGACAGAAAAAGCACAAGCCCTGTCCGGGCGTTGGGGCTGTGTTCCGGTGGGCTGGACAGCATGCTGTCCGGCGTTATACTTAAAAATCAAGGCATCCATGTGACCTGGATCAGTTTTGAAACCCCGTTTTTCTCATCAAAAAAAGCGCAAAAAGCGTCCGCCATCTGTGACATCCCTTTGATCACCAAAGACATTACCGGGCCTTATCTGAAAATGATGGAAGCCCCCAAAGCGGGGTTTGGAAAAAACATGAATCCGTGCATGGACTGTCATGCACTCATGTTTGAAACCGCCGGCCGGCTCATGCAGAAAATGGCATTTGATTTTCTGTTCAGCGGAGAAGTCGTGGGCCAGCGGCCCAAATCCCAGACCAAAAACGCCCTGCAATACGTGGAGAAAAACAGCCGGTTCAAAGGGTTTATATTGCGGCCTTTAAGTGCCCGGTGTCTGCCGGAAACGCCCATGGAAATCCAGGGCCTGGTGGACCGAACACAACTTTTGGGCATTAACGGCCGGTCCCGGAAACAGCAGATCGCGCTGGCCCGGCAACTGGGGATTATTGAATACCCGGCCCCGGCCGGCGGGTGCCTGCTCACGGACCCGGGGTTTTCCACCCGGCTCAAAGATCTGTTCGATGTTCAGAAAACAAAAGAGATCCGGCACATTCACCTGCTCAAATACGGCCGCCATTTTCGCCTGACCGATACCTGCAAACTGGTGATCGGACGATCAGAAACAGACAATGAACAGATCATGGCCTGGTATGACCCCACGGCAGATGTGCAATTCAACCATGCATGGCTGCCGGGTCCCACCGCCCTTCTAACGGGGCGGTTCGGAAAAGCGGAGATTGAAAAGGCCGCTGCCATGGCAGCGGCCTATACCAAAGCGCCTGAAAATGAACCCACACAAGTCCGGGTGACCATCGGTCCCGAACAGACCCTGATCACCGTGGTGCCTTTAAAGCCGTCAAAACTGGGGTCCCGATTGATCGGATCCTTAGTCAAGGATCAATAATAGATCATTTTTTCCCAGAATTCCTTTTCATCCTTATCCCAGTCCTTGCCGAACTTTCTTTCACAAAAGGATGCCAGACGTTTATACCAGCTGGTCCAGGGATTTTTTCCCTCTTTTCTGGCTTTCAGAACATCCAGCAGAAACGTTTCAATATTGATCATCTCTTCTTTGGGAATATAGGAGCAGGCCCCGCCCAGATAGGATTTTTTAATATTATCCGGGCTTAAGGCATGGGCCGTGAGCATCACGGTGACAATCTCTTTTTTATTGGCCGTTTCCAGCAGCTGGTATCCGTCCACACCCATGATATCGAGTATGGCAATATCAAATGTCTGCTCTTTTAACAGCTGATCGGCTTGTTCAAACGACTGGGCCCGGGTCACGGTAGCCATGTCCAGCAGTTCTTCCAGAGAATCCAGCACATCAGGCTCATCATCCACAATCAGAATTCTTTTGTTTTCCAAACTGATATCAGTCATGATTTTTTCCATTCATATTTACGGGTTTGAGATAATTTTTTTTAAGGGATTTAACATAAATGTCAACCCAATGGATTAAAATAAGGCTTTTTTAGTCGATTTCAATCCCTTTATTCTTTTGCTGTGCCTGGAGCTGTCCACAGGCGGCCAGAATATCGGCTCCTTTGCTTTTCCTTACAATGGCGGTCATATTTTTATCCAGCAGTAACTGCAAAAATGTTTTAACGGTTTCCGGATCCGGTGCTTTCAAACGGGTTCCCGGATGCGGGTTGAATGCAATGAGATTGACCTTGGCCCGCACCGGGAACAAAAGCCGGACCAGTTGACCGGCATGGGCCGGCGAATCGTTCACGCCTTTGATCAGGATATATTCAAAGGTGATCTTGTTTCTGGGCTTCATGGTGAACTGTTGACACGCGGTTAAAAGCCGTGTCATGGGATAGGTGTTGTTGACCGGCATCAGCCAGGACCGGGTTTCATCATCCGTGGCATTGAGGGAAACCGCCAGATTCACGGCGCACGCCTTTCCCAGCTCCAGGATTTCAGGCACCAGGCCGCAGGTGGACACCGTGACCCGCCTCGGGGAAAATTTCAATCCGAAATCCGTATCCGTGATCACGGCAATGGCCTGGATCACCTGATCATAATTGGCCAGGGGTTCACCCATGCCCATGAACACGACATTGGACAGTTTCTGGGGATCCATGTTTCTGTGTGCAAGAAACATCCGCACGGTCCGGACCTGGGCAATGATCTCCCCGGCGGTCAGGTTTCTTTTCCATCCCCCTTTGGCCGTCAGACAGAACCGGCAGTTCATGGCACATCCCACCTGGGAGGACACACACAGGGTAAAATGATCTTTTTCCGGTATAAGCACGGATTCGATATGGGCCCCGTCCGTCAGCTGAAACAGATATTTTTCCGTGGTGTCCGCAGACACCTGTGTGTCCGCCAGAGTCAGGCAGTCAAAATAAAAATGATCGGCCAGCAGGGCCCTCAGATCTTTGCCCAGATCGGTCATCTGGTCAAAATCATCCACCAGTTTCAGGTACAGCCATTTGAAAATCTGACCGGATCGAAACGGCCGGACCCCTTTTTTTTCAAGCCATCGGGAAAGATCTTCCCGGGTATAGTTCAATAAATTTTCCATTCTTATTCCTGTGGATCCAACTGGATTATTTCCTTGACATATCACGGTTTATGGACTAAATTCAATGATTTGATTTGATATTGGGATGAAGGTCTTTTTATGTTTGAAAATTTGAGTGACAGGCTTGATTCGGTCTTTAAGAAGCTGAAAGGCCACGGCACCCTGAATGAGAAGAATATTGAAGAAGGTCTCAAACAGGTAAGAATGGCACTTCTTGAGGCGGATGTCAATTATAAGGTTGCAAAAAATGTCATTTCAGATATAAAGACCCGGGCACTTGGCCAGGAGGTCATGGAAAGTCTGACACCGGGTCAGCAGGTCATCAAGATCGTGTATGACGAGTTCACCCGGATGATGGGATCAAAACACCAAGCCCTGGATCTGGGCACGGGTTCTTCCGGGTCCATTATGCTGGTGGGACTTCAGGGGTCGGGTAAAACCACGACTGCCGGCAAGCTGGGTCTTTATCTGCGCAAGCAGGGAAGAACCCCGTTTCTGGTACCCGTGGATGTGTACCGGCCGGCAGCCATTGACCAGCTGAAAAAAATCGGGACCCAGCTGGATCTGCCCGTGTTTGACAGCACCCCGGACATGAAACCGCTCAAGATCTGCCAGGACGCCCAGATAGCGGCCAGAGAACAGGGCTGCGACACCCTGGTGTATGACACGGCCGGACGTCTGCACATGGATGACACCCTGATGGCGGAACTGGAAACCCTGAAAAAAGGGGTGAGTCCATCGGAAATACTTCTGGTGGCCGATGCCATGACCGGTCAGGATGCCGTGAATATTGCCGGCTCCTTTGACCAGCGCCTGGACCTCACCGGGGTGGTTCTGACCAAAATGGATGGAGATGCCAGAGGCGGAGCGGCATTGTCCATCAAGGCCGTGACCGGCAAACCGCTGAAATTCATCGGTGTGGGAGAAAAATTCACCGGCCTGGAACCGTTTCACCCGGACCGGATGGCCTCTAAAATTTTAGGGATGGGAGACACCCTTTCTTTTATCGAGCGGGCCCAGGAGGCCGTGGATGAAAAGGAAGCCAAAACCCTTGAAAAAAAACTGCGGCAGAACGCCTTTACCCTGGAAGATTTCAGAGACCAGATGAAAACCGTCCGGAAAATGGGATCGGTCAAGGACATTTTAGGCATGTTGCCGGGAATGAACAAAAAACAGCTCAAAGGGTTGAATATTGATGAAAAGGAATTTGTGAAAATCGAAGCCATCATCAATTCCATGACTCCGGAAGAAAGGGAAAAATATGCCATTATCAAGGCCTCCCGGAAAAAACGGATCGCCTTTGGCTCCGGGACCACGGTTCAGGATGTCAACAAGCTGTTGAAAAGCTACACCCAGTCCATGAAAATGATCAAGAAGTTCAATAAAGGCGGCATGCGCTCATTGAAAAACATGCTGCCGTTTTAAGGAGAAAACAACTTATGTCCGTTAGAATCAGATTGACCCGCAAGGGTACCAAGAAAAAACCGTTTTACAGAATCGTGGCCGCAGACATTGAAGCCCCCAGAGACGGCCGGTTTCTGGAAACTTTAGGAACTTACAACCCCATGACCGAACCGGCCGACATCGTGCTCAAGCAGGACCGGATCCAGTACTGGCTGGACCAGGGTGCCACTCCCTCCACCACGGTGACGAGCCTTTTGAAAAAACAGGCGGCCGCGCCCGAACCGGCTGCAACGGCCTGAACCTGTTCTTTATTGACACATCCGGATGCTTACCCCTTTGACGCAGCAAGGAGATGGACACATGAAAGAGCTGATTGAATACATTGCCAAAGCACTGGTGGATGACCCCGACCAGGTCCATGTTTCAGAGGTTGTCGGAGATCAGACATCGGTTCTGGAACTTAAAGTCGCCAAAGAGGATCTGGGAAAGGTGATCGGAAAACAAGGCAGATCGGCCCGGGCCATGCGAACCATTTTAAGTGCGGCATCCACCAAAATGAAAAAAAGAACCGTTCTGGAAATCATTGAATAATGGCGGCTCCGTGACTGGAAAAGTCTCTTCAGACACCGGTTTTCTTTCGCTGCTGGTCATGGGCGAAATTACCGGCGCCCATGGGCTGGAAGGCAATATCAAGGTCCGGTCATTTGCCCAGGCACCGGATCTTTTTGCCCCGGGAAGCCGGGTGTTTGTGTCATCAGGAACCCGGGCGGATGCGCAGCCGTTTGTGATTGATCATTGCGTTTCTTATAAAAAAGGACTGCTCATGCGGCTGGCCGGAATTAAAGACCGGGACATGGCAGATGCGCTGATGGGAAAACAGATTCTGGTACCGCGCAGCCGGCTGCCGGAACCGGAAGAAAACGCCTGGTACTGGGAGGATCTGTACGGTCTGACCGTGACCGATGAGGTATCCGGTGATTTAGGGACCATTGACACTATTTTTTCCACCGGAGCCCATGATATTCTGGTGGTGAAAAACAAGGACCGGGAACTGCTGATTCCCATGCACCGGCAGTTTGTCATGTCAGTGGACATTGAAAACGCCCGGGTGGTCACCCGGTTGCCGGAAGGATATGATACAGGCCTGTGATGGACTTTACGGTGTTAACTTTGTTTCCGGAGCTGGTGCAGGCGTTTTTTGATCACGGCATGATCGGCCGGGCCATCCGCCAGGAGCTGATCACCGGCAGGACCATCCAGATCCGGGATTTTGCCACGGACCGGCATCACACCGTGGATGACCGACCCTATGGCGGCGGATTCGGCATGATCATGAAACCCGAACCCTTGGCAGATGCCATTGCGCTGGCAAAAAAACAAGCACCTGATGCCCAGGTGGTGCTCATGACGCCCCAGGGAGAACCGTTCCACCAGCAGGCGGCCCTGGAAATGGCAGACAGTGACACGGCCCTGATTTTTGTATGCGGCCGGTACGAGGGGATTGATGAACGGATCATCACCCGGTTTGTGGACAAAGAGATTTCGGTGGGAGATTATGTCATGACCGGCGGAGAACTGGCCAGCATGGTGGTCATGGATGCCGTCTCCCGGTTGATCCCCGGGGTTCTGGGAAAAGAAGGGTCCTTTATATCGGATTCTTTCATGGACCACCGACTGGAACACGCCCAGTATACCCGGCCGGAGCAATTCATGGGAGACCCGGTGCCTGATGTACTCCTGTCCGGGGACCATGGACGGATTCAGAAGTGGCGGACCCGGTCATCTTTGGCCCGGACATTTGTCCGGCGGCCGGATCTTCTGGCAGCTCATCCACCGGATCCGGAGGAAAAGGCGTTGCTTATGCAATGGCACAACGATCTGGAAGCATTGCTTTATCCCCATTAACCTGTCATGGAAACTGTTCTATGGACAACCTGTATATTGCCCTGGTCCATTATCCGGTGGTGAACAAAAAAAACAAAACCATTGGATCCGCCTTGACCACCATCGATATGCATGATATTGCCAGGGCATCCATGACCTTTGGCGTCAAAAGGGTGTATGTGATCACCCCTTTTCAGGACCAGGCAGACCTGGCCCATGAAGTGATCCGGCACTGGACCCAGGGGGCAGGATCCCGGTTGAACCCTTCCCGGAAACAAGCCCTGGAACTGATCCGGGTGGCAGACACATTTGAAGCGGCCGTCCAGCAGATTCAGGCGGAACACAACCGGCCGGTGGTCACCATTGCCACCAGCGCCCGGATGAACCAAAAAACGATTTCACCCCATGCCTTGAAACAGAAACAGCGGTCAGATACCCCATGTTTGCTGATTTTCGGGACTGCATGGGGATTGGCGGATGAACTGATAAACCAATGCGACATGCAGCTGGACCCCATCACAGGTCCGGGGGATTACAACCACCTGTCGGTCCGATCAGCAGCATCCATTTACTTAGACAGACTGATGAACGGCTGATTTTTAAGATATCAGACAGCAACCAGGAGGAAACATGAGCAACGTAATAGAAAAATTGGAAAAAGAACAGATGCGCCTGGATATTCCGAAATTCGATTCAGGAGATACCATCAAGGTGCATGTGAAAATCAGGGAAGGGGACAAAGAACGGATCCAGATGTTCCAGGGTGTGGTGATCAAAAAGACCAACGGAATGGCCGGTGCCCGGTTCACCGTGAGAAAGATTTCCAACGGCATCGGCGTGGAGCGTATTTTTCCGCTGCATTCCCCGATCATCGATCAAATCGAAGTGGTGACCAAAGGGCGGGTCCGCCGTTCAAAACTGTATTACCTGCGCAATCTGCGGGGAAAAGCGGCCAGGATCAAAGAAAAACGCTTTGCATAATGCCGGTTTCATGTGGCAGATCGAACAGACGATCCGGCAAAAAGGATTTCAACGGATTGCAGGTATTGACGAGGCCGGCAGGGGACCCCTTGCCGGCCCTGTCGTGTCTGCGGCCGTCATCCTTCCTGCGGATTTCTCCTGCCCGGGCATTACGGATTCCAAAAAACTGTCGGAAAAAAAGCGATGCCGGTTTTTCCCGATAATCATGTCCCATGCCGTGGCGGTTGGCGTGGGATTATGCGACCACAAAGAAATCGATGCCACCAATATCCTGGCGGCAGCACTGGCTTCCATGAAGCGGGCCGTTGCCAATCTGGACACTCCCCCGGATTATCTGCTGGTGGACGGCAAATTTCCTCTGGCCATGGATATTTCCCAGCAGGCAGTGGTCAGGGGAGACAGCAAAAGTATCTCCATTGCGGCGGCGTCCATCATTGCCAAAGTGACCCGGGACCGGATCATGGCCACCCTTCACCAGACTTTTCCTGAGTACCTTTTTATCCGGCACAAGGGATATCCCACAGCCGCACACAAACAGGCCATTCAAATCCACGGTCCCTGCCCGGTTCACCGCAAAACCTTTAAAGGAGTCTTGCAGGCATGACCCAATATCGAAAGCAACTGGGCCGATCCGGAGAACAGGAGGCGGTCAGACATTTGATCGAATCCGGATACACCATTGTGGAAACCAATTATACCACCCGGTTTGCTGAAATCGATATCATTGCCGCCACCCAGGACTGCCTGGTGTTTGTGGAAGTAAAAGCCCGTACCAGTTTAAAAAAAGGACTGCCAAAAGAAGCGGTACATGCTGCCAAGCAGCACAAAATCATTCAGGCAGCCCGGCAGTTTTTGAAAACCCAGCCTTCGACCGCGTGGCGTCACATTCGATTCGATGTGATGGAAATTTTTTTTGAACCCGCCCAAACCCGCATCAACCATATCCCCCATGCATTCCATATTGGATAACACGCCGGATACCAGCGGCACCCTGTTTGTGGTGGCCACGCCTTTGGGAAATCTGGAGGATATGACATTTCGGGCAGTCAGAATTTTAAAGGAAGCCGCATTGATTGCTGCCGAAGACACCCGGCATTCCAGAAAGCTGCTTTCCCATTACAACATCACCACACCGGTGATCTCCTGCCATGAGCACAACGAAGCCCGGGTTGCGGAAAAACTCATTTTGCTGTTACAGCAAAAAAAAAATATTGCTTTGATCACGGATGCCGGCACACCCTGCATCTCCGATCCCGGATACCGTCTGGTGTCTGCAGTGTTACCCCATGATATTCCCGTTGTACCGATTCCCGGATGCTGTGCCGTTGCGGCCGGGCTCAGCGTGGCCGGTTTGCCCACGGACCGGTTTCTGTTTGCCGGATTTCTGCCCAGAAAAGTCTCCCACCAGGAACAGGCCATCCAGGCATTGGCGGATCAGCCGGCCACTCTGGTCTTTTATGAATCCCCAAAGCGCATCCGACCCCTTGCTGAAAGGCTCATGGCCATTTTGGGCGACCGGCAGGCCTGTCTGGCCAGAGAGATTACCAAACTGCATGAAACCTTTATCCGGGGTCCGCTTTCAAGTATCATTGCCCGTCTGGATCCGCACATACCGCCCAAAGGGGAATGCACGTTATTTGTGACCGGGGCAAAAGCGCCGGAAAAGCTCTCATCTCGGGATCTGGAATCTTTAATCCAAGACCGGATGGCTGTTTCACAGCAATCAACGGCGGATCTGGCCAAAGAGATTTCACAGCAATTTCATGTGTCCAAAAAGCAGGTCTATGACACGATTTTAAAATTTAAACCTTGAATTTCAAAATTTAAATCAGGACAAATCATATGAGCCTTGAACTTTGTTATGTCATTATCGGTATTTTACTGTTGTTTGCATTTTTTGATCTCATGATCGGGGTGAGCAATGATGCCGTCAATTTTCTGAACTCTTCCATTGGCTCCAAAGCCGCGCCTTTTGTGATCATCATGTTGGTGGCCAGCTTAGGGATTCTGGCAGGGGTAACGTTTTCAGGCGGTATGATGGAAGTGGCCAGAAAAGGCATCTTTCATCCCCAGTTTTTTACCATGCCCGAACTTCTGGTAATCTTTTTGGCCGTCATGATCACCGATATTTTACTGCTGGATCTGTTTAATACCTATGGACTGCCCACATCCACCACGGTCTCCATTGTATTCGAGCTGCTGGGTGCGGCAGTGGCCCTCTCGGTTATCAAACTGCTGTACACCGCCGGCAGCACCATGGCGCTGTGGGATTATATCAACACGGCCAAAGCCATGGCCATCGTGGGCGGTATTCTTTTATCCATTGTCATATCCTTTTTCTCCGGTGCCATTGTCCAGTTCATCTCCCGGCTTATCTTCACCTTTGATTATCAGAAACGGCTGAAACGCTATGGTGCGGTATGGGGAAGTGTGGCCATGACGGCCATCACCTTTTTTATCCTCATCAAAGGGGCCAAAGGGGCCACCTTTATGACGGAACCCACCCTGATATGGATTCAACACCATACATTGACCATTCTGGGCGGCATATTTGCCGTTTCCGTGATCGTCCTCCAGATGCTGTTGTCCATTTTCAAGGTCAACATTCTCAAGCCCATCGTTCTGGTGGGCACATTTGCCCTGGCCATGGCGTTTGCCGCCAATGACCTGGTGAACTTCATCGGTGTGCCTTTGGCCGGCCTGAAAGCGTTTAGCACGGCCCTGGCATCTGCCGATCCCTTGAACATCACCATGGAAGCCCTGAGCAAGGCAGTCCAGACCCAGACCGGTCTGCTGCTTTTAGCCGGCAGTATCATGGTGGTCACCCTGTGGGTATCCAAAAAAGCCCGCACCGTGACGGAAACGGAAATCAGCCTGGGAAAACAGGATGAAGGACCGGAACGGTTTGAATCCATCTGGCTGTCCCGGAAAATCGTGGCGTTGTTCTATCATATTTTCAGTTCCCTGCGCACGACCATTCCCGAACCCCTGCGCCGGGCCGTTGCGGCCCGGATCACGCCCACACCGGTTCACCACGGGGGGTCTGCCGGAGAAAAACCCTCCTTTGATCTGATCCGGGCCTCAGTGAATCTCATGGTGGCCAGCACGGTGGTATCGTTTGCCACGTCTTTGAAACTGCCGTTATCCACCACCTATGTGACATTCATGGTGGCCATGGGATCGTCTTTTTCAGATCAGGCCTGGGGACGGGAAAGTGCGGTCTTCCGCATCACCGGTGTTCTGGCTGTAGTGGGCGGCTGGTTTATGACGGCATTTATCGCATTTATGGTGGCCTTTTTGTTTGCCAACATTATCTATTTTTTCAATGCC
Above is a window of Desulfotignum balticum DSM 7044 DNA encoding:
- a CDS encoding RNA methyltransferase; translated protein: MDNLYIALVHYPVVNKKNKTIGSALTTIDMHDIARASMTFGVKRVYVITPFQDQADLAHEVIRHWTQGAGSRLNPSRKQALELIRVADTFEAAVQQIQAEHNRPVVTIATSARMNQKTISPHALKQKQRSDTPCLLIFGTAWGLADELINQCDMQLDPITGPGDYNHLSVRSAASIYLDRLMNG
- the rplS gene encoding 50S ribosomal protein L19 — encoded protein: MSNVIEKLEKEQMRLDIPKFDSGDTIKVHVKIREGDKERIQMFQGVVIKKTNGMAGARFTVRKISNGIGVERIFPLHSPIIDQIEVVTKGRVRRSKLYYLRNLRGKAARIKEKRFA
- a CDS encoding ribonuclease HII yields the protein MHNAGFMWQIEQTIRQKGFQRIAGIDEAGRGPLAGPVVSAAVILPADFSCPGITDSKKLSEKKRCRFFPIIMSHAVAVGVGLCDHKEIDATNILAAALASMKRAVANLDTPPDYLLVDGKFPLAMDISQQAVVRGDSKSISIAAASIIAKVTRDRIMATLHQTFPEYLFIRHKGYPTAAHKQAIQIHGPCPVHRKTFKGVLQA
- a CDS encoding YraN family protein, yielding MTQYRKQLGRSGEQEAVRHLIESGYTIVETNYTTRFAEIDIIAATQDCLVFVEVKARTSLKKGLPKEAVHAAKQHKIIQAARQFLKTQPSTAWRHIRFDVMEIFFEPAQTRINHIPHAFHIG
- the rsmI gene encoding 16S rRNA (cytidine(1402)-2'-O)-methyltransferase translates to MNPPKPASTISPMHSILDNTPDTSGTLFVVATPLGNLEDMTFRAVRILKEAALIAAEDTRHSRKLLSHYNITTPVISCHEHNEARVAEKLILLLQQKKNIALITDAGTPCISDPGYRLVSAVLPHDIPVVPIPGCCAVAAGLSVAGLPTDRFLFAGFLPRKVSHQEQAIQALADQPATLVFYESPKRIRPLAERLMAILGDRQACLAREITKLHETFIRGPLSSIIARLDPHIPPKGECTLFVTGAKAPEKLSSRDLESLIQDRMAVSQQSTADLAKEISQQFHVSKKQVYDTILKFKP
- a CDS encoding inorganic phosphate transporter, with translation MSLELCYVIIGILLLFAFFDLMIGVSNDAVNFLNSSIGSKAAPFVIIMLVASLGILAGVTFSGGMMEVARKGIFHPQFFTMPELLVIFLAVMITDILLLDLFNTYGLPTSTTVSIVFELLGAAVALSVIKLLYTAGSTMALWDYINTAKAMAIVGGILLSIVISFFSGAIVQFISRLIFTFDYQKRLKRYGAVWGSVAMTAITFFILIKGAKGATFMTEPTLIWIQHHTLTILGGIFAVSVIVLQMLLSIFKVNILKPIVLVGTFALAMAFAANDLVNFIGVPLAGLKAFSTALASADPLNITMEALSKAVQTQTGLLLLAGSIMVVTLWVSKKARTVTETEISLGKQDEGPERFESIWLSRKIVALFYHIFSSLRTTIPEPLRRAVAARITPTPVHHGGSAGEKPSFDLIRASVNLMVASTVVSFATSLKLPLSTTYVTFMVAMGSSFSDQAWGRESAVFRITGVLAVVGGWFMTAFIAFMVAFLFANIIYFFNAWGIAGLMLFAGFMIWKNKKKHDDQSKDKEEMNIFQFEKVDDFQAAVSDTFDHLALQLKGIRESFDRAFDALFTEDIGTLRQERKRTKQVQLSTNVIVANIFKVLRLLQKTDNQVSYNYYQIIRRLQKLSDGYRDTVIRCTMHVSNRHTGLLPVQVEELMEIKKVILQIFSTVETALAKKQIVDCRDIVDHFHLLRELVDDFNANQIERIRNDSSKTRLSILFYAISGNCVMMAKQTVKLLGIFNEAFINPSGKPGQQPANPCSDYSLD